One part of the Elusimicrobiota bacterium genome encodes these proteins:
- a CDS encoding HNH endonuclease, whose amino-acid sequence MKFELDEYHGNVSDGELIADLKRVALGLKKNLVSRAEYDNYRAVSVRLRFIIMKRDNFKCQHCGRSPATDPTIILHVDHKTAWANGGETVLENLETLCSKCNIGKGNKFSE is encoded by the coding sequence ATGAAATTTGAATTAGATGAATATCACGGAAACGTCTCGGACGGAGAATTAATAGCAGATTTAAAACGAGTTGCGTTAGGGTTAAAAAAGAATTTGGTTTCTAGGGCAGAGTATGATAACTATAGGGCTGTTTCGGTTAGACTTAGGTTTATTATTATGAAGCGTGATAATTTTAAATGTCAGCATTGTGGGCGATCCCCAGCAACAGACCCTACAATAATACTGCATGTTGACCATAAAACAGCTTGGGCAAATGGTGGTGAGACGGTACTTGAGAACTTAGAGACCCTTTGTTCTAAATGTAATATTGGTAAAGGGAACAAATTTTCGGAGTAA